From one Saprospiraceae bacterium genomic stretch:
- a CDS encoding universal stress protein, translating to MKKILVPIDFSPSTKETMDFAIMLADKLGSTSLLVLNVIDFMEKMVGLRSVNQVLQDDAIERLGTFLEPYKKKSNVKILSKIVKGEPYSVISRQANVNHADLVVIGAQGEDNEEKYFLGKIAGSLIKFGSVPVIAVPHLYKIRDTRKILFMYRKLHKNLFDVINPLLDLARACDAAISSVHLTGAQTGPIAYSTDLIFEEIPHTHTELLADTFTEGINKVLGEDDDIGLVCVLRRKRGFLEHIFESSPTPKSIIDSPVPVLFLNDDE from the coding sequence GTGAAAAAAATACTTGTCCCGATAGACTTTAGTCCTTCTACAAAAGAAACTATGGACTTTGCCATCATGCTTGCTGATAAGCTTGGAAGTACCAGTCTTTTAGTGTTAAACGTAATAGATTTTATGGAGAAAATGGTTGGCCTTCGATCAGTCAATCAAGTACTTCAGGATGATGCTATAGAACGATTGGGAACCTTCTTAGAACCTTACAAGAAAAAATCGAATGTCAAGATCTTGTCTAAAATAGTCAAAGGGGAACCTTATAGTGTGATTTCTCGCCAAGCCAACGTAAATCATGCGGATTTGGTGGTTATAGGCGCTCAAGGGGAGGACAATGAAGAAAAGTACTTTCTAGGTAAGATAGCTGGAAGCTTGATCAAATTTGGATCTGTCCCGGTAATCGCAGTACCTCATCTCTACAAAATAAGGGATACCCGGAAGATCCTCTTTATGTATAGAAAGCTGCATAAAAACCTTTTCGATGTCATCAATCCTTTATTAGATCTGGCCAGAGCTTGCGATGCTGCTATATCTTCTGTACATCTCACCGGAGCCCAGACTGGACCAATAGCCTATTCCACCGATTTGATATTTGAAGAAATACCGCATACTCACACAGAACTATTGGCAGATACTTTTACCGAAGGTATCAACAAAGTGTTGGGCGAGGATGATGATATTGGCCTTGTATGCGTGCTCAGGCGTAAAAGAGGATTCTTAGAGCATATTTTCGAGTCGAGTCCTACACCCAAAAGCATAATTGATAGCCCGGTGCCAGTACTTTTTTTAAATGACGATGAGTAG
- a CDS encoding SDR family NAD(P)-dependent oxidoreductase — protein MDSVLITGVSTGIGLETAKYLKALGYHIFGSVRKSNEAAALEQEMGPGFTALIFDIRDRAAVDQAADKVRRMLGSQYLRAVVNNSGIAISGPLQHISIDKFREQQEVNVIGTLNVIQAFLPLLGAVKSQTDKPGKMINISSVSGRIARPFYGPYAASKHAIEAMTISLRRELMDFGIDVVAIEPGPTKSQAYQKAKYDDNTFEGTIYHDLFQHKNKFIEFAQKSLFRPPR, from the coding sequence ATGGATTCAGTACTCATCACCGGTGTATCTACAGGCATAGGCCTGGAGACTGCCAAATACCTCAAAGCACTTGGCTACCATATATTTGGTTCGGTTCGCAAGTCAAACGAAGCAGCAGCGCTTGAACAAGAAATGGGCCCGGGGTTTACAGCATTAATTTTTGATATTCGGGATCGGGCGGCAGTGGACCAGGCAGCTGATAAAGTTCGTCGGATGCTTGGCAGCCAATATTTGCGTGCTGTAGTCAATAATTCTGGGATCGCTATCTCCGGTCCCCTACAACACATTTCTATTGATAAATTCAGAGAACAGCAAGAAGTTAATGTCATAGGAACCCTCAATGTGATCCAGGCATTTTTACCTTTACTTGGTGCTGTCAAATCGCAGACAGACAAACCCGGCAAAATGATTAATATTAGTAGCGTCAGTGGGAGGATTGCCCGACCTTTTTACGGTCCTTATGCAGCTTCCAAACATGCCATCGAAGCCATGACAATCTCTCTACGCAGAGAATTAATGGATTTTGGCATAGATGTCGTGGCTATTGAACCCGGGCCTACCAAAAGTCAGGCTTATCAAAAAGCCAAATACGATGACAATACCTTTGAAGGCACTATTTATCACGACCTATTCCAGCATAAAAATAAATTCATTGAGTTTGCGCAAAAGTCTCTATTCCGGCCTCCGAGGTAG
- a CDS encoding DinB family protein, with product MKKLTILFAAMLLIQFVDAQSLTKAERKSAVKYLQWSSKELYKSLKSLSTAQLNFHESDRWSPQECLYHIAFSEGALRGALDGALNAPADPSSRAELQATDDQIKAMITNRTTKVKTAPPFEPQNTGYKSYDEALSAYKAKRAMLIDFVKTTKSDLRNHVVTLPLGKMDAYQFVLFISGHTNRHTQQLNEVKMASGYPKG from the coding sequence ATGAAAAAACTAACTATCCTTTTTGCCGCCATGCTGCTAATACAATTCGTAGATGCTCAATCACTTACGAAGGCAGAAAGAAAATCTGCTGTCAAGTACCTTCAATGGTCATCTAAAGAGTTGTATAAAAGCCTAAAAAGCCTTAGTACGGCTCAACTCAATTTTCACGAATCGGACCGATGGTCTCCTCAAGAGTGTCTCTACCATATCGCTTTCTCTGAAGGCGCTTTGCGGGGCGCTTTGGACGGAGCTCTTAATGCACCGGCTGATCCCTCCTCCAGGGCTGAGCTCCAGGCAACGGATGATCAGATCAAAGCCATGATCACCAACCGCACCACTAAAGTCAAAACAGCTCCTCCATTTGAACCTCAAAATACAGGATACAAATCTTACGATGAGGCTTTGAGCGCCTACAAAGCAAAAAGGGCAATGTTGATCGATTTTGTCAAAACGACCAAATCCGATCTGCGCAACCATGTAGTTACCTTGCCTCTTGGCAAAATGGATGCATATCAGTTTGTATTGTTTATTTCGGGTCATACCAATAGACATACCCAACAACTCAATGAAGTCAAAATGGCTTCAGGATACCCCAAAGGCTGA
- the gyrB gene encoding DNA topoisomerase (ATP-hydrolyzing) subunit B: protein MTQKSGEYTAKNIHALEGLEAVRLRPGMYIGSTDAKGLHHLVWEVIDNSIDEHLAGYCTQITTIIHPDNSITVSDNGRGIPTGYHEQLKKSALEVVLTVLHAGGKFDKDTYKVSGGLHGVGVSCVNALSEYLKAEVHRDGKVWTQEYSIGKPLSEIKVVGDSDKTGTTITFKPDHTIFEVLEYKRETLSNRIHELSFLNPGLKISLIDERELDDDGQPVREDYLSVGGLAEFVTYLDAGRTPLIEAPIVVKGKEENIEVDVALQYNDGYTENIYSFVNNINTREGGTHLRGLRMALSKVFTEYGESNGYFSKLKFKVAGEDFREGLTAVISVKIPDPQFKGQTKGELGNSEVTTIVSHSVGDILKHYLEMNPNDAKRIMEKVVLAARAREAARAARELIIGKKGISAISVPDKFADCSSRRPDECEVFLVEGESAGGTAKTGRDRNFQAVLPLKGKILNVEKAFEHKIYESEEIKNIFNVLGVRIEEIDGERKLNLDKLRFHKVVIMCDADIDGSHIVTLILTFFFRYMRSLIEHGYIYIAAPPLYLISRGKQQQYCWTEEDRKNAVELFAKGGNEANVKIQRYKGLGEMNADQLWNTTMDPAQRMIKKVDIDDAAAADRTFSMLMGSEVEPRRQFIEANAKYAKVDV from the coding sequence ATGACACAAAAATCAGGTGAATATACCGCAAAAAACATACACGCTCTAGAAGGTCTGGAGGCTGTCAGATTGCGCCCCGGGATGTATATTGGCTCTACCGATGCCAAGGGATTGCATCACCTGGTGTGGGAGGTGATCGACAATTCTATTGACGAACACTTGGCCGGATATTGCACCCAGATCACTACCATCATCCACCCTGACAATTCGATTACCGTCAGTGATAATGGACGAGGCATTCCTACCGGATATCACGAGCAATTAAAAAAATCTGCCCTGGAAGTCGTATTGACAGTGTTACACGCCGGTGGAAAATTTGACAAAGACACTTATAAAGTATCAGGCGGTCTGCACGGTGTAGGAGTATCTTGTGTCAATGCCTTGAGTGAGTATCTCAAAGCAGAGGTACACCGCGATGGCAAAGTATGGACCCAGGAGTATTCCATAGGTAAACCTTTATCTGAGATCAAAGTAGTAGGTGATTCGGATAAAACTGGTACGACCATCACCTTCAAACCTGATCATACCATCTTTGAAGTGCTTGAGTATAAAAGAGAGACTCTTTCCAATAGAATTCATGAATTATCTTTTCTCAATCCAGGATTGAAGATCTCCCTCATAGATGAAAGAGAGTTGGATGACGATGGCCAGCCCGTCAGAGAAGATTATCTATCAGTAGGCGGACTTGCTGAGTTTGTTACCTACCTGGACGCAGGCCGTACTCCGCTGATAGAAGCACCCATTGTGGTCAAAGGCAAAGAGGAAAATATCGAAGTGGATGTGGCCCTTCAATATAATGATGGCTATACTGAAAATATTTACAGCTTTGTCAATAATATCAATACCAGAGAAGGCGGTACCCACCTGAGAGGCCTTCGTATGGCACTAAGCAAAGTCTTTACTGAATATGGGGAATCCAATGGTTATTTCTCCAAATTAAAATTTAAAGTAGCCGGGGAAGATTTTCGAGAAGGCTTGACTGCAGTGATCTCAGTGAAAATACCAGATCCACAGTTTAAAGGACAAACAAAAGGAGAACTCGGAAATAGTGAAGTCACCACGATTGTATCTCATTCTGTCGGAGACATTCTCAAGCACTATCTTGAGATGAATCCCAATGATGCAAAGCGCATCATGGAGAAAGTGGTACTGGCCGCGCGTGCGCGCGAGGCTGCAAGAGCTGCCAGGGAGCTGATTATTGGCAAGAAAGGTATCAGTGCTATTTCGGTCCCAGACAAGTTTGCAGACTGCTCCAGCAGGAGGCCTGATGAGTGCGAAGTCTTCCTGGTTGAAGGAGAGAGTGCAGGAGGTACCGCCAAAACCGGGCGGGATAGAAACTTCCAGGCTGTTCTACCCCTCAAAGGCAAAATCCTCAATGTTGAAAAAGCATTTGAACATAAAATTTATGAAAGTGAGGAAATAAAAAACATCTTTAATGTATTGGGGGTGCGTATTGAAGAGATAGATGGCGAAAGAAAACTCAACCTGGACAAACTCCGATTTCATAAGGTGGTGATTATGTGCGACGCCGACATTGATGGTAGTCATATAGTCACTTTGATATTGACTTTCTTTTTCCGCTATATGAGGTCATTGATTGAACATGGTTATATCTATATCGCCGCGCCTCCATTGTACCTCATCTCCAGAGGTAAACAACAACAATATTGCTGGACCGAGGAAGATCGCAAAAATGCTGTTGAATTATTTGCCAAAGGTGGCAATGAAGCCAATGTAAAAATCCAACGATACAAAGGTCTTGGAGAGATGAATGCGGATCAGCTTTGGAATACAACGATGGACCCTGCTCAGCGTATGATTAAAAAAGTGGATATTGACGATGCTGCTGCTGCTGACAGAACATTTTCAATGTTGATGGGATCTGAGGTAGAGCCCCGAAGACAGTTTATAGAAGCCAATGCTAAATATGCAAAGGTGGATGTATAA
- a CDS encoding thioredoxin fold domain-containing protein, with amino-acid sequence MKYMLTILVFSVVLSNVGAEGMEFHHGTWAEALAHSKESGKLIFLDAFTSWCGPCKKMSASTFPQKEVGEFYNPNFINVKIDMEKGDGLMLAGKYSVNAYPTLLYIDGEGKLVHKVIGYMDPEKFISAGKVALKKNDKTALYAKEYDSGKRDFATVYNYVRSLNQSGKSSLKIANEYLNGQKDLTTPENLKFIYEATVESDSRVFDLFLKNKDKMISLVGADGFQSKIIAACNKTVQKAIEYKVVDLLTASQEKIQTLLPVESDKFNFESNLTYYSAMQDADGLLKAMKKLPASVEKDASLMHTLALSIEDKFASDTKLLSLGEQLLSKVVSSTDLNQSYTLARLYALNNKVDKASKLLDEVIEQAKAKNVDTMEMEQFKLKIQRS; translated from the coding sequence ATGAAGTACATGTTGACGATTTTAGTTTTTAGTGTGGTCCTCAGTAATGTTGGTGCAGAAGGCATGGAGTTTCATCATGGCACCTGGGCTGAGGCGCTTGCTCATTCAAAAGAATCCGGCAAATTGATTTTTTTGGATGCTTTCACCTCCTGGTGTGGTCCTTGCAAAAAGATGTCGGCCTCTACCTTCCCTCAAAAAGAAGTTGGCGAATTCTACAATCCCAATTTTATCAATGTAAAAATAGACATGGAGAAAGGTGACGGGCTCATGCTGGCTGGCAAATACAGTGTAAATGCCTATCCTACTTTACTCTACATCGATGGAGAGGGCAAGTTGGTGCACAAAGTCATCGGATATATGGATCCTGAAAAATTTATCAGTGCAGGCAAGGTCGCATTAAAGAAAAACGATAAGACAGCCCTATATGCCAAGGAGTATGATAGTGGCAAACGAGATTTTGCTACGGTATATAATTATGTGCGGTCACTTAACCAGTCTGGTAAATCCAGTTTGAAAATAGCCAATGAATATCTCAATGGTCAAAAAGACCTGACTACTCCTGAAAATCTCAAATTCATTTACGAAGCGACTGTGGAGAGCGACTCCAGGGTATTTGATCTGTTCTTAAAAAACAAAGACAAGATGATCAGCCTGGTTGGAGCTGATGGTTTTCAATCCAAAATAATCGCCGCTTGTAACAAGACTGTCCAGAAAGCTATTGAATATAAGGTGGTCGATTTATTGACAGCATCTCAAGAAAAAATACAAACCCTGCTGCCCGTAGAATCGGATAAATTTAATTTTGAAAGCAATCTGACTTACTACTCAGCGATGCAAGATGCCGATGGTTTGTTGAAGGCGATGAAAAAACTACCTGCCTCGGTTGAGAAAGACGCTTCTCTCATGCATACTCTGGCTTTATCGATTGAGGACAAATTCGCATCAGATACCAAACTGCTGTCCCTGGGGGAGCAACTATTATCTAAAGTAGTTTCATCCACAGATCTCAATCAATCCTACACTCTGGCCCGCCTGTATGCCTTAAACAATAAAGTGGATAAAGCCAGTAAATTATTGGACGAAGTCATCGAACAGGCCAAAGCTAAAAATGTGGACACGATGGAGATGGAACAATTTAAGTTAAAGATTCAACGCAGCTGA
- a CDS encoding ammonium transporter: MSRKLALIPFSILMILVILSLVHPGIPTAIYTGEELNAGDIAWMITATALVLFMTPGLAFFYGGMVRKKNVISTMAQSFISMAVITIIWVVVGFSLAFGDSIGGIIGNPSTFFMMGDGIGAKPWSLAPTIPLMLFAFFQLKFAIITPALITGAFAERIKFTSYILFIVLWSLIIYSPLAHMTWHPDGFFFKLGVLDFAGGTVVHMSAGWAAFASALFFKSRSTGGLVPARITYVILGTALLWFGWLGFNAGSALSANSLAVAALATTTTASAAAAFTWVIFDAVRGRKPSAMGACIGAVVGLVAITPAAGFVSIPHSLIIGIVAALVSNMVVEWRSRTSIDDTLDVFPCHGVGGMVGMVLTGVFASQAINPGNTTGNGLYFGETKLFLLHLLALVIVSAFAFFGTWILLRVVNRISPLRVTAEEEEMGLDLSQHGESL, translated from the coding sequence ATGAGTCGCAAACTAGCCCTGATACCCTTTTCGATCTTAATGATCCTGGTTATCCTAAGCCTTGTACATCCCGGTATCCCTACCGCGATCTACACAGGAGAAGAATTAAATGCAGGTGATATCGCCTGGATGATTACTGCCACGGCCCTGGTCTTGTTCATGACCCCTGGCCTAGCCTTTTTTTATGGCGGGATGGTGAGAAAGAAAAATGTGATTTCTACTATGGCTCAAAGTTTTATCTCGATGGCGGTCATCACCATTATCTGGGTAGTCGTCGGATTTAGCCTGGCTTTCGGAGATAGCATTGGTGGGATCATAGGCAATCCTTCCACTTTCTTTATGATGGGAGATGGTATAGGAGCAAAGCCCTGGAGCCTTGCACCGACCATTCCATTGATGTTGTTTGCTTTTTTCCAACTTAAGTTTGCTATTATCACTCCTGCTTTGATCACCGGAGCCTTTGCGGAGAGGATTAAGTTTACTTCATACATTTTGTTCATAGTATTGTGGTCCCTGATCATTTATTCTCCACTGGCCCATATGACCTGGCACCCGGATGGTTTTTTCTTTAAACTGGGTGTGCTGGACTTTGCAGGGGGTACAGTGGTGCATATGAGTGCTGGATGGGCTGCCTTTGCCTCCGCACTATTCTTCAAGAGCAGATCTACAGGTGGATTGGTTCCTGCACGGATTACCTATGTCATCTTAGGTACTGCGTTGCTTTGGTTTGGTTGGCTAGGATTTAATGCCGGATCAGCTTTATCGGCTAATTCGTTGGCAGTAGCGGCATTGGCTACGACCACCACGGCGTCTGCAGCAGCTGCTTTTACCTGGGTAATATTTGATGCCGTCAGAGGCAGAAAACCCTCTGCGATGGGTGCTTGTATTGGCGCGGTAGTTGGTTTGGTGGCGATCACCCCGGCCGCCGGCTTCGTTAGTATTCCCCATTCATTGATCATCGGTATTGTAGCTGCTTTGGTCAGCAATATGGTGGTAGAGTGGAGATCTCGCACCAGTATCGACGATACTTTGGATGTGTTCCCTTGTCACGGTGTTGGAGGTATGGTAGGAATGGTTCTTACAGGCGTTTTTGCCAGCCAGGCGATCAATCCAGGCAATACTACCGGCAATGGTCTGTATTTCGGCGAAACCAAATTATTTCTGCTTCATCTTCTGGCGCTTGTGATCGTGTCTGCATTTGCTTTCTTTGGCACCTGGATCTTATTAAGAGTGGTCAACAGGATATCACCATTGAGGGTCACCGCAGAAGAAGAGGAGATGGGTCTGGATCTGTCTCAACACGGCGAAAGTCTATAA
- a CDS encoding PD40 domain-containing protein produces the protein MKNICFLLSTLLTWSVAGQSLSPLGQFEHHQDVGNPKKAGSATYNADDQTYTLTGAGINMWTKIDQFHFLWKKIKGDFTISATIRFVGKGAALHRKIGIIARDELTTNSRYADACVHGDILTSLQYRATDTSVTDQVTLLSYHPTDIEFSRSGNVFTFSAATKGENYKAVTKEMVLNDEVYAGLFICSHLEDVAETAIFSNVRITIPPSPGYRPYRDYIGSNLEIMDVATGHRKIIYTIPSSIQAPNWTKDGKSLIYNSSAGVLYKYNLADGKIAEFNTGTIKSNNNDHVMSFDGTKLAISNHVGEKRISTLFTLPITGSDTPVQITSPDSGHSYLHSWSLDGKKLIFTGQRNKQYDIYSIDIATKKETQLTNQPTLDDGPELSPNGQWIYFNSVRTGSMKIWRMKPDGSRQEQVTFDEYNDWFPHFSPDGKQIVFISFPKEIDPTQHPFYQKVYLRLMPASGGIPKTIAYIYGGQGTINVPSWSPDSKRLAFVSNTKM, from the coding sequence ATGAAAAATATTTGTTTTTTATTGAGTACCCTGCTGACCTGGTCTGTAGCTGGTCAATCCTTGTCACCTTTGGGTCAGTTTGAGCACCATCAGGATGTAGGCAATCCCAAAAAAGCAGGATCAGCTACTTACAATGCCGATGATCAGACCTATACCCTTACGGGAGCCGGTATCAATATGTGGACCAAAATAGATCAGTTTCATTTTCTTTGGAAAAAAATCAAAGGTGATTTTACTATCAGCGCTACCATCCGGTTTGTCGGCAAAGGTGCTGCACTGCACCGCAAGATCGGGATCATAGCACGGGACGAACTCACCACTAACTCCAGGTACGCAGATGCCTGTGTGCATGGGGATATACTGACCTCCCTGCAATACCGTGCTACCGATACCAGCGTCACAGATCAAGTCACTTTATTATCCTATCACCCTACGGATATAGAGTTTTCCCGAAGTGGTAACGTATTTACTTTTTCAGCAGCTACAAAAGGAGAAAACTACAAAGCAGTCACCAAAGAAATGGTGTTAAATGATGAGGTATATGCAGGATTGTTTATCTGCTCTCACCTAGAAGATGTGGCCGAGACCGCGATCTTCAGCAATGTCCGCATCACCATACCACCTTCGCCCGGTTACAGACCTTACAGGGATTATATCGGCAGCAATCTTGAAATCATGGATGTGGCTACCGGTCATCGAAAAATTATTTATACCATTCCATCATCTATACAAGCTCCCAACTGGACTAAGGATGGAAAGTCACTGATCTATAATAGTTCTGCTGGTGTGTTGTATAAATATAATCTGGCAGATGGTAAAATAGCAGAATTCAATACCGGTACGATTAAAAGCAATAATAATGATCATGTGATGTCGTTCGATGGCACTAAACTGGCCATCAGCAATCATGTGGGTGAAAAAAGAATCTCTACTTTATTTACGCTCCCCATCACAGGATCAGATACTCCCGTGCAGATTACTTCTCCTGATTCCGGTCATTCGTATCTGCACAGCTGGAGCCTGGATGGGAAAAAACTCATCTTTACCGGCCAGCGAAATAAACAATACGATATATACTCCATCGATATCGCCACAAAAAAGGAGACCCAACTGACGAATCAACCCACCCTGGATGATGGTCCCGAACTCAGTCCCAATGGTCAATGGATATACTTCAATTCAGTACGGACCGGTAGTATGAAGATTTGGCGCATGAAGCCGGATGGCAGCAGGCAAGAACAAGTCACATTTGATGAATACAATGACTGGTTTCCTCATTTTTCTCCAGATGGCAAGCAGATCGTATTTATCTCCTTTCCCAAAGAGATCGATCCTACACAACATCCATTTTACCAAAAAGTCTACTTACGCCTGATGCCGGCGAGTGGAGGCATACCGAAGACGATAGCTTATATCTATGGAGGTCAGGGCACCATCAATGTGCCGAGTTGGTCACCGGATAGCAAGCGACTGGCGTTTGTGAGTAATACTAAAATGTAA
- a CDS encoding SRPBCC family protein: MVDVLTEIQINRPLEVVSSYAADPINVPAWYENINYAHRLPEGTTSPLEVGSLIQFKAAFLGKSLDYTYIITERSFNKLVMKTNEGPFPMETIYEWKKIDDQTTHMTLRNRGNPTGFSSLLAPFMSMAMKRANRKDLQKLKSILETP, translated from the coding sequence ATGGTAGATGTCCTGACCGAAATCCAAATCAATAGACCCCTTGAAGTAGTCTCGTCTTATGCTGCTGATCCGATCAATGTTCCTGCATGGTATGAAAATATTAATTACGCTCATAGATTGCCGGAGGGTACTACCTCACCACTGGAGGTAGGCTCGTTGATCCAGTTTAAAGCTGCATTTTTAGGAAAATCGCTGGACTACACGTATATCATTACAGAGCGCTCCTTTAATAAATTAGTCATGAAGACCAATGAAGGTCCATTCCCAATGGAGACGATCTACGAGTGGAAAAAGATAGATGATCAGACGACCCATATGACCTTACGCAATCGGGGCAATCCCACTGGTTTTTCAAGTTTGCTCGCTCCATTTATGTCTATGGCTATGAAGCGGGCCAATCGAAAAGACCTCCAGAAACTAAAATCGATTTTAGAAACTCCATAA
- a CDS encoding GH3 auxin-responsive promoter family protein, translating to MLEFFLSRVFRNRFRQVEGWMREPVRYQNELLLDIVYKGCFTEFGAKHGFEKVKDYDSFTRQVPIRTYAEFFPWIERMRKKEEHVLWPGLVDMFSKSSGTTSGKSKYIPVTREYLELNHIQGASDTLSILYQQYPQLGIFDGKNMVIGGSIENLSAYPGVISGDISALLLNNMPWYAKQVFTPSLDIATAPDWEYKLRETTKQILREPLVMFAGVPTWLIVLFRNIIAETGKQDLLEVWPQLKLYIHGGVNFAPAKPLFQQLIPSSQFIYQEVYNASEGYFASQLKSNEGGMLLLMNNAVFYEFKELHSDHVVPVEGLKTKVAYQLIITNTCGLWRYDTGDVIECLNTDPVTIKIVGRSTQYINAFGEEVVIENAEQAVSKACAQHDCQATDFTVGPKYMDHGKGAHEWIIEFDKSPEHLEAFAESLDLALQAVNSDYEAKRTKNIALSRLIIHEAPKGTFYRWMKVQGRLGGQHKVPRLKNDRTVLESLLDFILHDG from the coding sequence ATGTTGGAGTTTTTTCTTAGCCGCGTATTCCGAAATCGATTTCGCCAGGTCGAAGGGTGGATGCGTGAACCCGTGAGGTATCAAAATGAGCTGCTGCTAGATATAGTATACAAAGGATGTTTTACAGAGTTTGGGGCCAAACACGGTTTTGAAAAAGTCAAAGACTACGATTCATTTACCCGTCAGGTGCCTATCCGCACCTATGCTGAGTTTTTCCCCTGGATCGAGCGGATGCGTAAAAAAGAAGAGCATGTGCTTTGGCCCGGCCTCGTCGACATGTTCTCAAAATCGTCGGGTACTACCAGTGGTAAAAGCAAGTATATCCCTGTGACCCGCGAATATCTTGAGCTCAATCATATCCAGGGTGCCAGCGATACTTTATCCATATTATACCAGCAATACCCCCAGCTTGGCATTTTTGACGGTAAAAACATGGTCATCGGCGGTTCGATAGAAAATTTGTCAGCTTATCCAGGAGTGATTAGTGGCGATATCAGCGCCTTGCTCTTGAATAATATGCCCTGGTATGCCAAACAAGTGTTTACCCCTTCGTTAGACATAGCTACTGCGCCAGATTGGGAGTATAAACTGAGAGAAACAACCAAACAAATACTGCGTGAGCCCCTTGTCATGTTTGCGGGTGTACCTACCTGGCTGATAGTATTGTTTAGAAATATAATCGCTGAGACTGGCAAACAGGATTTGCTCGAAGTGTGGCCACAACTCAAATTGTATATTCATGGCGGAGTAAATTTTGCACCTGCCAAGCCATTGTTCCAACAACTGATTCCCTCCAGTCAATTCATCTACCAGGAGGTCTATAATGCTTCCGAAGGGTATTTTGCTTCGCAATTAAAGTCTAACGAAGGCGGTATGCTCTTGTTGATGAACAATGCCGTTTTCTATGAGTTTAAAGAATTACACAGCGATCATGTAGTACCCGTTGAAGGTCTGAAAACGAAAGTAGCTTATCAACTGATCATCACCAATACTTGTGGACTATGGCGATATGATACCGGCGATGTTATAGAATGCCTCAATACGGATCCGGTCACTATCAAAATCGTCGGTCGATCTACTCAATACATTAATGCTTTTGGCGAAGAAGTGGTCATCGAAAATGCAGAACAGGCAGTAAGTAAAGCTTGTGCCCAACATGATTGTCAGGCTACCGATTTTACCGTCGGTCCTAAATATATGGATCATGGCAAAGGCGCTCATGAATGGATCATCGAGTTTGACAAAAGTCCTGAACATCTAGAAGCATTTGCTGAATCTTTGGATTTAGCACTACAGGCAGTCAATTCTGATTATGAGGCGAAACGCACCAAAAATATTGCTTTATCGAGGTTGATTATTCATGAAGCACCAAAAGGCACTTTCTACAGATGGATGAAGGTGCAAGGAAGATTGGGGGGCCAACACAAAGTACCCCGATTAAAAAACGACAGGACCGTCCTTGAATCCTTACTAGATTTTATACTCCATGATGGATAA
- the tsaE gene encoding tRNA (adenosine(37)-N6)-threonylcarbamoyltransferase complex ATPase subunit type 1 TsaE, protein MSYSKSYLYNKTSLDLVAKALLINHPEKRKWALIGEMGSGKTTLIKAMIGILGSLDHGSSPTFSIVNQYHSEINGTIFHMDLYRLKSVQEAFNAGIMEILETDNDYCFVEWPELIYDWIDESWIRLKIEKLNEETRMLVVQ, encoded by the coding sequence ATGAGCTACTCAAAATCATATCTTTATAATAAAACCAGCCTGGATCTAGTGGCAAAAGCTTTACTGATCAACCATCCTGAAAAAAGAAAATGGGCCTTGATCGGTGAGATGGGTAGTGGCAAAACAACTTTGATCAAAGCGATGATCGGCATTCTTGGGTCTTTGGATCATGGCTCAAGCCCTACTTTCTCCATCGTCAATCAATATCATTCTGAGATTAATGGTACAATCTTTCACATGGATCTCTACCGTTTAAAAAGTGTCCAAGAGGCCTTTAATGCCGGGATTATGGAAATACTGGAGACGGATAACGATTATTGTTTTGTAGAATGGCCTGAGCTGATCTATGATTGGATAGATGAAAGCTGGATAAGGCTAAAGATTGAAAAGTTAAATGAAGAGACCAGGATGCTTGTAGTTCAATAA